In Lotus japonicus ecotype B-129 chromosome 5, LjGifu_v1.2, one genomic interval encodes:
- the LOC130718566 gene encoding pathogen-associated molecular patterns-induced protein A70-like, with amino-acid sequence MLHESVTSSPTFWSAIYSWLTPTVFFIVLNLVIATIYITSSLTNNHKHHHQQEHEQNHHHQGANPYQHTYQHPQLVRSPSVLQRLKSINFYSYPFRSQDPSHPQTHEHEEQHINLARSPSILQRIKSINLYSYIPTEPFSSKISPETNVFTTHEVDRTEDLRHVAVSEEEDEEEEVEENDDVLGHLNGHHEELGGGGGGSSMDEIYRKLQKQGQGGNFTRTSSDTKPASGEVPVKLSRKMKKSASSKSAFGHFKEEDIVESRRPATAREAKPASAADDDDGVDAKADDFINKFKQQLQLQRLDSIIRYKDMIGRGAGYGK; translated from the coding sequence ATGCTCCACGAATCTGTAACATCCTCACCCACATTCTGGTCTGCCATCTACAGCTGGCTCACCCCCACCGTCTTCTTCATCGTCCTCAACCTCGTCATCGCCACCATTTACATCACTTCATCTCTCACCAACAACCAcaaacaccaccaccaacaagAACATGAACAGAACCACCACCATCAAGGTGCAAACCCATACCAACACACATACCAACACCCACAACTTGTTAGATCCCCTTCTGTGTTGCAGAGGCTCAAATCCATCAATTTCTACTCTTACCCTTTCAGATCCCAAGACCCTTCTCACCCTCAAACCCATGAACATGAAGAACAACACATCAATCTAGCTAGATCTCCTTCTATTTTGCAGAGGATCAAGTCCATCAACCTCTACAGTTACATCCCCACAGAGCCTTTCTCTTCCAAAATCTCACCGGAAACCAACGTTTTCACCACCCATGAAGTTGACAGAACAGAGGATCTACGACACGTGGCAGTGTCGGAAGAGgaggacgaggaagaagaagtagaAGAGAACGACGACGTGCTGGGGCACCTGAATGGGCACCACGAGGagcttggtggtggtggtggtggttcttcCATGGATGAGATTTACAGAAAGCTGCAGAAGCAGGGGCAAGGAGGTAATTTCACGAGGACGAGCTCCGACACGAAGCCGGCGTCCGGCGAGGTTCCGGTGAAGCTGtcgaggaagatgaagaagtcgGCGAGCAGCAAGTCTGCGTTCGGGCATTTCAAGGAGGAGGACATCGTGGAGAGCCGCCGGCCGGCGACCGCGAGAGAGGCCAAGCCGGCCTCCGCCGCGGATGACGACGACGGCGTGGATGCGAAGGCGGACGATTTCATCAACAAGTTCAAGCAGCAGCTCCAGTTACAGAGGCTGGATTCCATCATTAGGTACAAGGACATGATTGGAAGGGGAGCAGGGTATGGgaagtaa
- the LOC130719002 gene encoding uncharacterized protein LOC130719002 produces the protein MTNMITSKEEDNWFDLGIKKSLGEGDATRFWLEDWLGSGHLEGRFHRLYNLSQNKYATVKEVGEWRQGIWEWKFTWRRGLRGRELGWLDILLNTINIGCLREGRPDRWLWEPGEEGVYSVKAFVWRMLLNRIPTKVDLRRRSAIPAAANLLCSLCNIEEESCDHLFCTCARSLDVWLAVHRWFGFVTAVPSSSKSLFSQFSFLARNKKQRLAEMTVWMASCWSLWLMRNSIIFSDGVWDDDFVLDLIQVRSWYWIKEKVRGFYYSLFEWKTSPLICLSSV, from the exons ATGACTAACATGATTACAAGCAAAGAAGAAGATAATTGGTTTGATTTGGGGATTAAGAAATCTTTGGGGGAAGGGGATGCAACTAGATTTTGGCTGGAGGATTGGCTAGGTTCGGGACATTTGGAGGGAAGATTTCACAGACTGTATAATTTATCTCAAAACAAGTATGCTACTGTTAAGGAGGTGGGGGAGTGGCGTCAGGGTATTTGGGAGTGGAAATTTACATGGAGGAGGGGGTTGCGAGGTAGGGAGTTAGGGTGGCTTGATATACTGCTCAATACTATTAATATTGGTTGTCTGCGGGAAGGGAGGCCGGATAGGTGGTTGTGGGAACCAGGGGAGGAGGGAGTTTATTCG GTGAAAGCCTTTGTTTGGCGCATGTTGCTCAACCGGATCCCGACAAAGGTTGACTTGAGGAGGCGCAGTGCGATTCCTGCAGCTGCGAATTTGCTTTGCTCTCTGTGTAATATTGAAGAGGAGAGTTGTGATCACTTGTTCTGTACTTGTGCGCGATCTTTGGATGTTTGGCTTGCCGTTCATCGCTGGTTTGGATTTGTTACAGCTGTGCCTTCTTCGTCAAAGTCTCTCTTTAGCCAGTTTTCATTCTTGGCCAGAAACAAGAAACAGAGGCTTGCGGAGATGACGGTATGGATGGCTTCTTGCTGGTCCTTATGGCTTATGCGCAACAGTATTATTTTTTCAGATGGGGTTTGGgatgatgattttgttttggACCTAATACAAGTCAGGTCCTGGTACTGGATAAAGGAGAAAGTGAGGGGGTTCTATTATTCATTGTTTGAATGGAAGACCAGCCCTTTAATTTGTCTTTCATCTGTGTGA
- the LOC130719004 gene encoding uncharacterized protein LOC130719004, whose translation MNSSSASSSRTRSKTITAGGSARCQCGLPLIIYTAGTRHNSDRRFLRCRNWQLPHNCGFFFWIDDPYEGRDAVQGRDAVEGHAMSYNSEIGNSYSVNVNVVSDLNKKIKKLKMKLEVERFQKKLSCFFTLVAVTVSIWCFCMRKG comes from the exons ATGAATTCTTCATCTGCTTCTTCATCTCGCACAAGGTCGAAGACAATCACTGCAGGTGGAAGTGCTAGATGTCAATGTGGTCTTCCTCTGATCATTTACACTGCTGGTACTCGACATAACTCGGATAGGAGATTTCTCAGATGCAGAAATTGGCAA CTTCCACATAATTGTGGTTTCTTTTTTTGGATTGATGATCCATATGAGGGAAGAGATGCAGTTCAGGGAAGAGATGCAGTTGAAGGTCATGCAATGAGTTATAATTCTGAGATTGGGAATTCATACTCTGTTAATGTTAATGTTGTTTCTGATTTGAACAAAAAGATTAAGAAGCTCAAGATGAAGCTTGAAGTTGAAAGATTCCAGAAGAAGCTCTCATGTTTCTTTACTCTGGTTGCTGTGACAGTATCAATATGGTGTTTCTGTATGAGAAAGGGTTGA
- the LOC130721549 gene encoding uncharacterized protein LOC130721549 isoform X3 has translation MMRTCMVAENVPENLSAPMAPAVDEIVPEVQVVPENVPEVQVVPENLVESDNNIPKVIDGDDDQSDVSNQGIRLEDSEEERDLQQEDELTNPAFAEAEDLLNKHITQMLNGRSADGMGMAFGDDPDFDGGYESEDLESVATDSEMEDVPRRRYPKFVEERLGPDFKFILGMDFASLDQFKEALTDVCVTNDREYKFLKNDSIRCRVACRSDDCPWLILCSKVGNKKSYRIKTLVDNHTCARVFDNKSANIKWVKKKLLNTVRTVNKISTNEIVDDFRVNLGTGITRYRAWKGKQLATEEVEGAVELQYTLLWRFSNELRARSAGNTCKMSFESPRTTLFPRFSRYYMCLDGCKRGFLAGCRPFIGLDGCHLKTKHGGILLAAVGRDANEQYFPLAFAVVESETKDSWRWFMELLMDDIDPTRSSRWVFISNQQKVIVILLS, from the exons atgatgaggacttGCATG GTTGCTGAAAATGTGCCTGAAAATTTGAGTGCTCCAATGGCTCCAGCTGTTGATGAAATTGTGCCTGAAGTCCAGGTTGTTCCTGAAAATGTGCCTGAAGTCCAGGTTGTTCCTGAAAACTTGGTTGAATCCGACAATAATATTCCAAAAGTtattgatggagatgatgatcAGAGTGATGTGTCTAATCAAGGCATTAGACTTGAGGatagtgaagaagaaagagacctTCAACAAGAAGATGAATTAACGAACCCAGCTTTTGCAGAGGCAGAGGATTTGTTGAATAAGCATATCACACAAATGCTTAATGGTAGGTCTGCTGATGGTATGGGGATGGCTTTTGGGGATGACCCTGACTTTGATGGAGGGTATGAGAGTGAAGATTTGGAAAGTGTGGCAACTGATTCTGAGATGGAAGATGTTCCTAGGAGAAGATACCCAAAGTTTGTGGAGGAGCGTTTGGGCCCAGATTTCAAATTCATTCTTGGAATGGACTTTGCATCCCTTGATCAGTTCAAGGAAGCTCTAACTGATGTTTGTGTAACGAATGACAGAGAATACAAATTCCTGAAAAATGATAGCATTAGGTGCAGGGTGGCGTGTAGAAGTGATGATTGTCCATGGCTCATTCTGTGTAGCAAGGTTGGTAACAAGAAATCTTACAGAATCaaaactctagttgataaccaCACATGTGCTAGAGTGTTTGATAATAAGTCTGCAAATATAAAGTGGGTGAAGAAGAAGCTGTTGAATACAGTCAGGACAGTCAACAAAATCAGCACCAATGAAATTGTAGATGACTTCAGAGTTAACCTTGGGACTGGTATAACCAGATACAGAGCATGGAAAGGCAAACAGTTGGCAactgaagaggttgaaggtgcTGTTGAATTACAGTATACCCTCTTGTGGAGATTTAGTAATGAATTGAGAGCAAGGTCAGCAGGAAACACATGCAAGATGAGCTTTGAATCACCCAGAACCACATTGTTTCCTAGATTCAGCAGATATTATATGTGCTTGGATGGCTGTAAAAGAGGGTTTCTAGCTGGATGCAGGCCATTCATAGGCTTGGATGGATGCCATCTCAAGACTAAACATGGAGGGATACTGTTGGCAGCAGTTGGTAGAGATGCAAACGAGCAGTATTTCCCTCTAGCCTTTGCTGTTGTTGAATCTGAAACCAAAGATAGTTGGAGATGGTTTATGGAGCTTTTGATGGATGACATAGACCCCACAAGATCAAGCAGATGGGTATTTATCTCCAATCAACAAAAGGTAATTGTGATCTTATTGTCATAA
- the LOC130721549 gene encoding uncharacterized protein LOC130721549 isoform X1, with amino-acid sequence MKTVRRSHRLQAVVRKSNNLGKPSLVVISDDEDLHGEVTLHSQFPIDENVPENGIAPDVTVSESLQVAENVPENLSAPMAPAVDEIVPEVQVVPENVPEVQVVPENLVESDNNIPKVIDGDDDQSDVSNQGIRLEDSEEERDLQQEDELTNPAFAEAEDLLNKHITQMLNGRSADGMGMAFGDDPDFDGGYESEDLESVATDSEMEDVPRRRYPKFVEERLGPDFKFILGMDFASLDQFKEALTDVCVTNDREYKFLKNDSIRCRVACRSDDCPWLILCSKVGNKKSYRIKTLVDNHTCARVFDNKSANIKWVKKKLLNTVRTVNKISTNEIVDDFRVNLGTGITRYRAWKGKQLATEEVEGAVELQYTLLWRFSNELRARSAGNTCKMSFESPRTTLFPRFSRYYMCLDGCKRGFLAGCRPFIGLDGCHLKTKHGGILLAAVGRDANEQYFPLAFAVVESETKDSWRWFMELLMDDIDPTRSSRWVFISNQQKVIVILLS; translated from the coding sequence ATGAAAACTGTTAGAAGGTCCCACCGGTTACAAGCTGTGGTGAGGAAATCAAATAACTTGGGCAAGCCAAGCCTAGTTGTTatttctgatgatgaggacttGCATGGTGAAGTCACTCTTCATTCTCAGTTTCCAATTGATGAAAATGTTCCTGAAAATGGGATTGCTCCTGATGTTACAGTGTCTGAATCTTTGCAGGTTGCTGAAAATGTGCCTGAAAATTTGAGTGCTCCAATGGCTCCAGCTGTTGATGAAATTGTGCCTGAAGTCCAGGTTGTTCCTGAAAATGTGCCTGAAGTCCAGGTTGTTCCTGAAAACTTGGTTGAATCCGACAATAATATTCCAAAAGTtattgatggagatgatgatcAGAGTGATGTGTCTAATCAAGGCATTAGACTTGAGGatagtgaagaagaaagagacctTCAACAAGAAGATGAATTAACGAACCCAGCTTTTGCAGAGGCAGAGGATTTGTTGAATAAGCATATCACACAAATGCTTAATGGTAGGTCTGCTGATGGTATGGGGATGGCTTTTGGGGATGACCCTGACTTTGATGGAGGGTATGAGAGTGAAGATTTGGAAAGTGTGGCAACTGATTCTGAGATGGAAGATGTTCCTAGGAGAAGATACCCAAAGTTTGTGGAGGAGCGTTTGGGCCCAGATTTCAAATTCATTCTTGGAATGGACTTTGCATCCCTTGATCAGTTCAAGGAAGCTCTAACTGATGTTTGTGTAACGAATGACAGAGAATACAAATTCCTGAAAAATGATAGCATTAGGTGCAGGGTGGCGTGTAGAAGTGATGATTGTCCATGGCTCATTCTGTGTAGCAAGGTTGGTAACAAGAAATCTTACAGAATCaaaactctagttgataaccaCACATGTGCTAGAGTGTTTGATAATAAGTCTGCAAATATAAAGTGGGTGAAGAAGAAGCTGTTGAATACAGTCAGGACAGTCAACAAAATCAGCACCAATGAAATTGTAGATGACTTCAGAGTTAACCTTGGGACTGGTATAACCAGATACAGAGCATGGAAAGGCAAACAGTTGGCAactgaagaggttgaaggtgcTGTTGAATTACAGTATACCCTCTTGTGGAGATTTAGTAATGAATTGAGAGCAAGGTCAGCAGGAAACACATGCAAGATGAGCTTTGAATCACCCAGAACCACATTGTTTCCTAGATTCAGCAGATATTATATGTGCTTGGATGGCTGTAAAAGAGGGTTTCTAGCTGGATGCAGGCCATTCATAGGCTTGGATGGATGCCATCTCAAGACTAAACATGGAGGGATACTGTTGGCAGCAGTTGGTAGAGATGCAAACGAGCAGTATTTCCCTCTAGCCTTTGCTGTTGTTGAATCTGAAACCAAAGATAGTTGGAGATGGTTTATGGAGCTTTTGATGGATGACATAGACCCCACAAGATCAAGCAGATGGGTATTTATCTCCAATCAACAAAAGGTAATTGTGATCTTATTGTCATAA
- the LOC130718600 gene encoding cytochrome c oxidase assembly protein COX15-like, which translates to MFGRGTAFSILKRSREAAIHKLRGTTTRPFSHPSAQESFKFLSPSIASHGFRAFRSLPIPKGHHVSYTRSFSKVVSAGAEHKEGLKLFVTGGAHAQKVVGIWLFGSAAWVFSMVLLGGLTRLTRSGLSMTDWKFTGGLPPLSDEEWLQEFEKYKQSPEYKRVNKGMTIEEFKFIYWMEYAHRMWGRALGVIFALPYSYFLHKGYITLRLGLRLSALFALGAGQGLIGWWMVKSGLEEPPTEYSQPRVSPYRLAAHLTSAFAIYCGLFWTALSVVMPEPPAESVTWVREAAKVRRLALPVSLLVGLTAVSGAFVAGNDAGHAFNTFPKMGDTWIPEDIFEMKPLIRNFFENTSTVQLDHRILATATLISVGALWGATRKLDIHPAVRSLIGSIVGMAALQVTLGVSTLLSYVPVSLGTAHQAGALTLLTFMLLLNHTVRKPSLSLLKSLPQVVKAN; encoded by the exons atgtttGGGAGGGGAACAGCGTTTTCGATTCTGAAGCGCAGCAGAGAAGCTGCAATTCACAAGCTTAGAGGCACCACGACAAGGCCTTTCTCTCACCCTTCCGCTCAAGAATCATTCAAGTTTCTCTCCCCTTCCATTGCCAGCCATGGCTTTCGAGCTTTTCGATCTCTTCCTATTCCTAAG GGACATCATGTCTCATACACGAGGAGCTTTTCTAAGGTGGTTTCTGCTGGGGCTGAACATAAGGAGGGGTTGAAGCTGTTTGTGACAGGAGGTGCTCATGCCCAGAAAGTGGTGGGAATATGGCTCTTTGGCTCTGCCGCGTGGGTGTTTAGCATGGTGCTTCTTGGGGGTTTAACCAGACTCACTAGATCTGGTCTTTCAATGACTGATTGGAAATTCACAGGTGGTCTTCCTCCTCTGTCAGATGAGGAATGGTTGCAAGAGTTTGAGAAGTACAAGCAGTCACCTGAATACAAGCG TGTTAACAAAGGGATGACGATTGAAGAATTCAAGTTCATATATTGGATGGAATATGCTCATCGTATGTGGGGAAGGGCGCTAGGAGTTATATTTGCTTTGCCGTATTCATATTTTCTTCATAAAGGGTATATTACCTTGAGATTAGGACTGAGACTTTCTGCTCTATTTGCCCTGGGTGCTGGGCAGGGTCTCATTGGCTGGTGGATGGTTAAAAGTGGTTTAGAG GAACCCCCAACTGAATATTCTCAACCAAGGGTAAGCCCTTATCGTCTAGCAGCTCACCTTACATCAGCATTTGCTATTTACTGTGGTCTCTTTTGGACTGCACTTTCTGTTGTTATGCCAGAACCACCAGCTGAATCAGTAACGTGGGTTCGTGAAGCAGCTAAAGTAAGGAGACTTGCATTGCCTGTCAGCCTACTGGTCGGTCTCACTGCTGTCTCCGGTGCGTTTGTTGCTGGAAATGATGCT GGGCATGCATTTAATACTTTTCCGAAGATGGGTGATACATGGATACCAGAAGACATTTTTGAAATGAAACCTCTGATTCGAAATTTCTTTGAGAATACATCAACTGTACAG CTCGATCACCGTATCCTTGCAACTGCAACTCTAATTTCCGTGGGTGCTTTGTGGGGGGCAACAAGAAAGCTTGACATACATCCTGCAGTAAGATCTCTGATTGGAAGCATAGTTGGCATGGCAGCTCTTCAG GTCACATTGGGGGTTTCAACACTTCTTTCATATGTACCTGTTTCACTGGGTACTGCACATCAAGCTGGAGCCTTAACACTTCTGACATTTATGTTACTGCTTAATCACACGGTCCGAAAGCCATCCTTGTCCCTTCTCAAATCTCTTCCTCAGGTTGTCAAAGCAAACTAA
- the LOC130721549 gene encoding uncharacterized protein LOC130721549 isoform X2, with translation MKTVRRSHRLQAVVRKSNNLGKPSLVVISDDEDLHGEVTLHSQFPIDENVPENGIAPDVTVSESLQVAENVPENLSAPMAPAVDEIVPEVQVVPENLVESDNNIPKVIDGDDDQSDVSNQGIRLEDSEEERDLQQEDELTNPAFAEAEDLLNKHITQMLNGRSADGMGMAFGDDPDFDGGYESEDLESVATDSEMEDVPRRRYPKFVEERLGPDFKFILGMDFASLDQFKEALTDVCVTNDREYKFLKNDSIRCRVACRSDDCPWLILCSKVGNKKSYRIKTLVDNHTCARVFDNKSANIKWVKKKLLNTVRTVNKISTNEIVDDFRVNLGTGITRYRAWKGKQLATEEVEGAVELQYTLLWRFSNELRARSAGNTCKMSFESPRTTLFPRFSRYYMCLDGCKRGFLAGCRPFIGLDGCHLKTKHGGILLAAVGRDANEQYFPLAFAVVESETKDSWRWFMELLMDDIDPTRSSRWVFISNQQKVIVILLS, from the exons ATGAAAACTGTTAGAAGGTCCCACCGGTTACAAGCTGTGGTGAGGAAATCAAATAACTTGGGCAAGCCAAGCCTAGTTGTTatttctgatgatgaggacttGCATGGTGAAGTCACTCTTCATTCTCAGTTTCCAATTGATGAAAATGTTCCTGAAAATGGGATTGCTCCTGATGTTACAGTGTCTGAATCTTTGCAGGTTGCTGAAAATGTGCCTGAAAATTTGAGTGCTCCAATGGCTCCAGCTGTTGATGAAATTGTGCCTGAAGTCCAG GTTGTTCCTGAAAACTTGGTTGAATCCGACAATAATATTCCAAAAGTtattgatggagatgatgatcAGAGTGATGTGTCTAATCAAGGCATTAGACTTGAGGatagtgaagaagaaagagacctTCAACAAGAAGATGAATTAACGAACCCAGCTTTTGCAGAGGCAGAGGATTTGTTGAATAAGCATATCACACAAATGCTTAATGGTAGGTCTGCTGATGGTATGGGGATGGCTTTTGGGGATGACCCTGACTTTGATGGAGGGTATGAGAGTGAAGATTTGGAAAGTGTGGCAACTGATTCTGAGATGGAAGATGTTCCTAGGAGAAGATACCCAAAGTTTGTGGAGGAGCGTTTGGGCCCAGATTTCAAATTCATTCTTGGAATGGACTTTGCATCCCTTGATCAGTTCAAGGAAGCTCTAACTGATGTTTGTGTAACGAATGACAGAGAATACAAATTCCTGAAAAATGATAGCATTAGGTGCAGGGTGGCGTGTAGAAGTGATGATTGTCCATGGCTCATTCTGTGTAGCAAGGTTGGTAACAAGAAATCTTACAGAATCaaaactctagttgataaccaCACATGTGCTAGAGTGTTTGATAATAAGTCTGCAAATATAAAGTGGGTGAAGAAGAAGCTGTTGAATACAGTCAGGACAGTCAACAAAATCAGCACCAATGAAATTGTAGATGACTTCAGAGTTAACCTTGGGACTGGTATAACCAGATACAGAGCATGGAAAGGCAAACAGTTGGCAactgaagaggttgaaggtgcTGTTGAATTACAGTATACCCTCTTGTGGAGATTTAGTAATGAATTGAGAGCAAGGTCAGCAGGAAACACATGCAAGATGAGCTTTGAATCACCCAGAACCACATTGTTTCCTAGATTCAGCAGATATTATATGTGCTTGGATGGCTGTAAAAGAGGGTTTCTAGCTGGATGCAGGCCATTCATAGGCTTGGATGGATGCCATCTCAAGACTAAACATGGAGGGATACTGTTGGCAGCAGTTGGTAGAGATGCAAACGAGCAGTATTTCCCTCTAGCCTTTGCTGTTGTTGAATCTGAAACCAAAGATAGTTGGAGATGGTTTATGGAGCTTTTGATGGATGACATAGACCCCACAAGATCAAGCAGATGGGTATTTATCTCCAATCAACAAAAGGTAATTGTGATCTTATTGTCATAA